The Lucilia cuprina isolate Lc7/37 chromosome 5, ASM2204524v1, whole genome shotgun sequence genome includes a window with the following:
- the LOC111678665 gene encoding angiomotin-like isoform X3 yields MKSFTAAAVISTLAAANAGFAPAPLAYAAAPYAAAPFAAASPYVAHHYAAAPYVAAPAAYSAPLVAKTFAAAPAFAAPGPVYAAAPAPYVAAPVAKTYAAAPVYAAAPAPVLTKTVAAPLAAPVAAVAAPVVAKAEVVDAYPQYKFAYNVQDALTGDSKTQEETRDGDVVRGSYSLIEADGSRRIVNYYADSVNGFNAVVSKDVPAAAVISTLAAANAGFAPAPLAYAAAPYAAAPFAAASPYVAHHYAAAPYVAAPAAYSAPLVAKTFAAAPAFAAPGPVYAAAPAPYVAAPVAKTYAAAPVYAAAPAPVLAKAVAAPLAAPVAAVAAPVVAKAEVVDTYPQYKFAYNVQDALTGDSKTQEETRDGDVVRGSYSLIEADGSRRIVNYYADSVNGFNAVVSKDVPVAAAPVVAAPAAVVA; encoded by the exons ATGAAATCCTTCACC GCTGCTGCTGTTATCTCCACCTTGGCTGCTGCCAATGCTGGTTTTGCTCCCGCTCCCTTGGCTTATGCTGCTGCTCCTTATGCTGCCGCTCCCTTCGCTGCTGCTTCTCCTTACGTAGCTCATCACTATGCTGCCGCTCCTTATGTAGCTGCTCCCGCCGCTTACTCCGCTCCTTTGGTAGCTAAGACTTTCGCCGCTGCTCCAGCTTTTGCTGCCCCTGGCCCAGTTTATGCTGCTGCCCCAGCTCCTTATGTAGCCGCTCCAGTTGCTAAAACTTATGCTGCTGCTCCCGTTTACGCTGCTGCTCCAGCCCCAGTTTTGACTAAGACTGTTGCTGCTCCATTGGCCGCTCCCGTTGCTGCTGTAGCTGCTCCCGTTGTAGCCAAGGCTGAAGTTGTTGATGCCTACCCTCAATACAAATTCGCCTACAATGTTCAAGATGCTTTGACCGGTGACTCCAAGACCCAAGAAGAAACTCGTGACGGTGATGTAGTACGTGGCTCTTACTCTCTCATCGAAGCCGATGGCTCCCGTCGTATTGTCAACTACTATGCTGATTCCGTCAACGGTTTCAACGCTGTTGTCTCTAAGGATGTTCCC GCTGCTGCTGTTATCTCTACCTTGGCTGCTGCCAATGCTGGTTTTGCTCCCGCTCCCTTAGCTTATGCTGCTGCTCCCTATGCTGCCGCTCCCTTCGCTGCTGCTTCTCCTTATGTAGCTCATCACTATGCTGCTGCTCCTTATGTAGCTGCTCCCGCCGCTTACTCTGCTCCTTTGGTTGCCAAGACTTTCGCCGCTGCTCCAGCTTTTGCTGCCCCTGGCCCAGTTTATGCTGCTGCCCCAGCTCCTTATGTAGCCGCTCCAGTTGCTAAAACTTATGCTGCTGCTCCCGTTTACGCTGCTGCCCCAGCCCCAGTTTTGGCTAAGGCCGTTGCTGCTCCTTTGGCCGCTCCCGTTGCTGCTGTAGCTGCTCCCGTTGTAGCCAAGGCTGAAGTTGTTGATACCTACCCTCAATACAAATTCGCCTACAATGTCCAAGATGCTTTGACCGGTGATTCCAAGACCCAAGAAGAAACTCGTGATGGTGATGTAGTACGTGGCTCTTATTCTCTCATTGAAGCCGATGGCTCCCGTCGTATTGTCAACTACTATGCTGATTCCGTCAACGGTTTCAACGCTGTTGTCTCCAAGGATGTTCCCGTAGCTGCTGCTCCCGTTGTAGCTGCCCCAGCTGCTGTTGTTGCCTAA
- the LOC111678665 gene encoding cuticle protein 21-like isoform X2 — translation MKSFTAAAVISTLAAANAGFAPAPLAYAAAPYAAAPFAAASPYVAHHYAAAPYVAAPAAYSAPLVAKTFAAAPAFAAPGPVYAAAPAPYVAAPVAKTYAAAPVYAAAPAPVLAKAVAAPLAAPVAAVAAPVVAKAEVVDTYPQYKFAYNVQDALTGDSKTQEETRDGDVVRGSYSLIEADGSRRIVNYYADSVNGFNAVVSKDVPVAAAPVVAAPAAVVA, via the exons ATGAAATCCTTCACC GCTGCTGCTGTTATCTCTACCTTGGCTGCTGCCAATGCTGGTTTTGCTCCCGCTCCCTTAGCTTATGCTGCTGCTCCCTATGCTGCCGCTCCCTTCGCTGCTGCTTCTCCTTATGTAGCTCATCACTATGCTGCTGCTCCTTATGTAGCTGCTCCCGCCGCTTACTCTGCTCCTTTGGTTGCCAAGACTTTCGCCGCTGCTCCAGCTTTTGCTGCCCCTGGCCCAGTTTATGCTGCTGCCCCAGCTCCTTATGTAGCCGCTCCAGTTGCTAAAACTTATGCTGCTGCTCCCGTTTACGCTGCTGCCCCAGCCCCAGTTTTGGCTAAGGCCGTTGCTGCTCCTTTGGCCGCTCCCGTTGCTGCTGTAGCTGCTCCCGTTGTAGCCAAGGCTGAAGTTGTTGATACCTACCCTCAATACAAATTCGCCTACAATGTCCAAGATGCTTTGACCGGTGATTCCAAGACCCAAGAAGAAACTCGTGATGGTGATGTAGTACGTGGCTCTTATTCTCTCATTGAAGCCGATGGCTCCCGTCGTATTGTCAACTACTATGCTGATTCCGTCAACGGTTTCAACGCTGTTGTCTCCAAGGATGTTCCCGTAGCTGCTGCTCCCGTTGTAGCTGCCCCAGCTGCTGTTGTTGCCTAA
- the LOC111678661 gene encoding cuticle protein 21-like: protein MKSFTAAAVISTLAAANAGFAPAPLAYAAAPYAAAPFAAASPYVAHPYAAAPYVAAPAAYSAPLVAKTFAAAPAFAAPGPVYAAAPAPYVAAPVAKTYAAAPLVAKTFAAPVVAAAPAPVLAKTVAAPLAAPVAPVAPVAAVAAPVVAKAEVVDAHPQYKFAYNVQDALTGDSKTQEETRDGDVVRGSYSFIEADGSRRIVNYYADDINGFNAVVSKDVPVAAAPVVAAPAPVVAKTFAAPIVA from the exons ATGAAATCCTTCACC gcTGCTGCTGTTATTTCCACCTTGGCTGCTGCCAATGCCGGCTTCGCCCCCGCTCCCTTGGCTTATGCTGCTGCTCCTTATGCTGCCGCTCCATTCGCTGCTGCTTCTCCCTATGTAGCTCATCCTTATGCTGCTGCTCCCTATGTAGCTGCCCCCGCTGCCTACTCTGCTCCTTTGGTAGCCAAGACTTTCGCCGCTGCTCCAGCTTTTGCTGCCCCTGGCCCAGTCTACGCTGCTGCCCCAGCTCCCTATGTAGCCGCCCCAGTTGCAAAGACTTATGCTGCTGCTCCCTTGGTAGCTAAGACTTTCGCCGCTCCCGTTGTAGCTGCTGCCCCAGCTCCAGTTTTAGCTAAGACTGTTGCTGCTCCTTTGGCCGCCCCCGTAGCCCCCGTTGCCCCTGTTGCTGCCGTAGCTGCTCCCGTTGTAGCCAAGGCTGAGGTGGTTGATGCCCATCCTCAATACAAATTCGCCTACAATGTTCAAGATGCTTTGACCGGTGACTCCAAGACCCAAGAAGAAACCCGTGACGGTGATGTAGTACGTGGCTCTTACTCTTTCATTGAGGCCGATGGCTCTCGTCGTATTGTCAACTACTATGCTGATGACATCAACGGTTTCAACGCTGTTGTCTCCAAGGATGTTCCCGTAGCTGCTGCCCCCGTTGTAGCTGCCCCAGCTCCCGTTGTTGCCAAGACATTCGCCGCCCCCATTGTTGcctaa
- the LOC111678665 gene encoding cuticle protein 21-like isoform X1: MKSFAAAAVISTLAAANAGFAPAPLAYAAAPYAAAPFAAASPYVAHHYAAAPYVAAPAAYSAPLVAKTFAAAPAFAAPGPVYAAAPAPYVAAPVAKTYAAAPVYAAAPAPVLAKTVAAPLAAPVAAVAAPVVAKAEVVDAYPQYKFAYNVQDALTGDSKTQEETRDGDVVRGSYSLIEADGSRRIVNYYADSVNGFNAVVSKDVPVAAAPVVAAPAAVVA, encoded by the exons ATGAAATCCTTCGCT gCTGCTGCTGTTATCTCCACCTTGGCTGCTGCCAATGCCGGTTTTGCTCCCGCTCCTTTAGCTTATGCTGCTGCTCCCTATGCTGCCGCTCCCTTCGCTGCTGCTTCTCCTTATGTAGCTCATCACTATGCTGCTGCTCCTTATGTAGCTGCTCCCGCTGCTTACTCTGCTCCTTTGGTAGCCAAGACTTTCGCCGCTGCTCCAGCTTTTGCTGCCCCGGGCCCAGTCTATGCTGCTGCCCCAGCTCCTTATGTAGCCGCCCCTGTTGCTAAAACTTATGCAGCTGCTCCCGTTTACGCTGCTGCTCCAGCCCCAGTTTTGGCCAAGACCGTTGCTGCTCCTTTGGCCGCTCCCGTTGCTGCTGTAGCTGCTCCCGTTGTAGCCAAGGCTGAAGTTGTTGATGCCTACCCTCAATACAAATTCGCCTACAATGTTCAAGATGCTTTGACCGGTGACTCCAAGACTCAAGAAGAAACCCGTGACGGTGATGTAGTACGTGGCTCTTATTCTCTCATTGAAGCCGATGGCTCCCGTCGTATTGTCAACTACTATGCTGACTCTGTCAACGGTTTCAACGCTGTTGTCTCTAAGGATGTTCCCGTAGCTGCTGCTCCCGTTGTTGCAGCCCCAGCTGCTGTAGTTGCCTAA
- the LOC111678663 gene encoding calphotin-like: MKSFTAAAVISTLAAANAGFAPAPLTYAAAPYAAAPFAAASPYVAHPYAAAPYVTGHAAYSAPLVAKTFAAAPAFAAPGPVYAAAPAPYVATPVAKTYAAAPLVAKTFAAPVYAAAAPAPVLAKTVAAPLAAPVAAVAAPVVAKAEVVDAYPQYKFAYNVQDALTGDSKTQEETRDGDVVRGSYSLIEADGSRRIVNYYADDINGFNAVVSKDVPVAAAPVVAAPAPVVAKTFATPILIIYLHFVIYSSSFPAKVFNIKSQLMSLTICQFNFKQPTVFNKNFHPQPTMKSFTAAAVISTLAAANAGLAPAPLTYAAAPYAAAPFAASPYVAHPYAAAPYVAAPAAYSAPLVAKTFAAAPAFAAPGPVYAAAPAPYVAAPVAKTYAAAPLVAKTFAAPVVAAAPAPVLAKTVAAPLAAPVAPVAPVAAVAAPVVAKAEVVDAHPQYKYAYDVQDTLTGDSKTQEETRDGDVVRGSYSLIEADGSRRVVNYYADSVNGFNAVVSKELPVAAAPVVAAPAPVVAKTFAAPIVA; this comes from the exons ATGAAATCCTTTACC GCTGCTGCTGTTATCTCCACCTTGGCTGCTGCCAATGCCGGTTTTGCTCCCGCTCCCTTGACTTATGCTGCTGCTCCTTATGCTGCCGCTCCCTTTGCTGCTGCTTCTCCCTATGTAGCTCATCCTTATGCTGCCGCTCCCTACGTAACTGGCCACGCTGCCTACTCTGCTCCTTTGGTAGCTAAGACTTTCGCCGCTGCTCCTGCTTTTGCTGCCCCTGGTCCAGTCTACGCTGCTGCCCCAGCTCCTTATGTAGCCACCCCTGTTGCTAAGACTTATGCTGCTGCTCCCTTGGTAGCTAAGACTTTCGCTGCTCCCGTCTACGCTGCTGCTGCTCCAGCCCCAGTTTTAGCTAAGACCGTTGCTGCTCCATTGGCCGCTCCCGTTGCTGCTGTAGCTGCTCCCGTTGTAGCCAAGGCTGAAGTTGTTGATGCCTACCCTCAATACAAATTCGCCTACAATGTTCAAGATGCTTTGACCGGTGACTCTAAGACTCAAGAAGAAACCCGTGATGGTGATGTAGTACGTGGCTCTTACTCTCTCATTGAAGCCGATGGCTCCCGTCGTATTGTCAACTACTATGCTGATGATATCAACGGTTTCAACGCTGTTGTCTCCAAGGATGTTCCCGTAGCTGCTGCCCCCGTTGTAGCTGCTCCAGCTCCCGTTGTTGCCAAGACCTTCGCCACCCCCATT CTAATTATTTATCTTCATTTCGTTATCTATTCCTCTTCGTTTCCCGCTAA agtttttaatataaaaagccaATTGATGTCGCTAACGATATGTcagttcaattttaaacaaccgacagtgtttaacaaaaattttcatccTCAGCCCACAATGAAATCCTTCACC gcTGCTGCTGTTATTTCCACCTTGGCTGCTGCCAACGCCGGCCTTGCCCCCGCTCCCTTGACTTATGCTGCTGCTCCCTATGCTGCCGCTCCCTTCGCTGCTTCTCCCTATGTAGCTCATCCTTATGCTGCTGCTCCTTATGTAGCTGCTCCTGCTGCCTACTCTGCTCCTTTGGTAGCCAAGACTTTCGCCGCTGCTCCAGCTTTTGCTGCCCCTGGCCCAGTTTATGCTGCTGCCCCAGCTCCTTATGTTGCCGCCCCTGTTGCTAAGACTTATGCTGCTGCTCCCTTGGTAGCTAAGACTTTCGCCGCTCCCGTTGTAGCTGCTGCCCCAGCCCCAGTTTTGGCTAAGACCGTTGCTGCTCCTTTGGCCGCCCCCGTAGCCCCCGTTGCCCCTGTTGCCGCCGTAGCTGCTCCCGTTGTAGCCAAGGCTGAGGTTGTTGATGCCCACCCTCAATACAAATACGCCTACGATGTCCAAGATACTTTGACCGGTGACTCCAAGACCCAAGAAGAAACCCGTGACGGTGATGTAGTACGTGGCTCTTACTCTCTCATCGAAGCCGATGGCTCTCGTCGTGTTGTCAACTACTATGCTGACTCCGTCAACGGTTTCAACGCTGTTGTCTCCAAGGAATTGCCCGTAGCTGCTGCCCCTGTTGTAGCTGCCCCAGCTCCCGTTGTTGCCAAGACCTTCGCCGCCCCTATTGttgcttaa